CTTTAAGGTAAATACACAGTTGAAATTTTTtagagacagaggaaaagaataaataaggaagaaaaataagaaaaatttaaaatcttcccTTTTATAAGCTCTTTTTATATTTCCTGCTAACCTGGAAAGCCATCACTTATTGTATGAAtgtttctcccttctctgacttTGACCAGACTTTCCTCCTTACAGACAACCTAGAAGGCATGAAAAGCATATTATAATGCTGTATAGATACTACAGTGGCACACTTAGTGTGGAGTCCCCCACCAATGCACTCATGTCaataaatgtatctttttcactggctttgtttaaaaaaaaaaggtagagaaaggaaagggaaaaaagtggaaaaacccagaaaatgaaAGTTTCTATACTTACTGTTTAAAAGGCATTCAATCACCCAAAGTCCTCAGAGCTTGCTGAGACTTCCCCTTCAGGCAGTCCTGCAGAATCCTCCAGCTTCTCAATGGCCCTCCCAGTCTCTGTGCTGCTGGCCCTGGTGATGCTGTGCTCCAGAATCGCTTGCTCTCTGGGCTGTGAGCTACCTCAGAGCCATGACAATCCAGAAATCTTTACACTTTTGAGACAAATGGGAAGACTCTCCATTCTGTCCTGTCTGAAGGACAGGACTGACTTCAGATTTCCTCGGACACTTGTGGATGGAAACCAGGTTGAGAAAACACAAGCCGTGGCTGTTGCGCACGAGATGCTCCAGCAGATCTTCCGCCTCTTCAGCACAAGGGGCTCTCCTTCATCTTGGGATGAAACTCTCCTGATCAAATTCCTTTCTGGACTTTATCAACAGCTGGATGACCTGGAGAAGTGtttgagggagggaaagaaagtggAGCAGTCACCCCCAGGAGGTGAGAACTCCATACTGGCTGTGAAGACGTACTTCCAAGGAATCAGTCtgtatctgaaagagaaagaatacagCCACTGTGCCTGGGAGGTTGTCAGGGTGGAAACCAGAAAGTGCTTGCTCTTCATTAACAACCTCGTAGGAAAACTCAAGAAATGAAGCAGCAAGTCTAAAAGCAATTCATCTGGTCAACCCAATTGGCTATTTTCTAAGACTCAAAGTGCAATCTTTAACTCtatatttttggctacaccctccATCCTGGAACTGACCCTCCATcctggaacccacaccacagcaatgatccaagccacagcagtgacaatgccaggtccttaacccactgagccaccagggaactcctttaattccCTTTTATGCCAGATGAAAAATAAGTAATAGcgaattattataatattatattacatGTCATAAGTTACAATAAGTTGTTTAAAACAGAAATGCACAATCCATTTGCTATAGCTTAAaaagtttgtaatttttatttatttatattattggaATATTTATGCTGTTcatagtatttaaatatttattgttcatAAAGTACttgttttgtattatattttgtacaagacttcatttttaagttatgggaaataaaagcaatttttaaaatccaattttgTTTGCATACAATTTTTGAATAAAAACTAACCCAAAGCTTGATCCCACAAAATAAACCTAAGCAAAATTCCTGAGTGGAGAGGGAATAGGAGTAGCCCAGCATGGGtcatagaataatggaaattttgAGGATAGATTGAATGTGATTCTTTAAGACATAGCTTATAGGTGGAAGGAGATCAGTAGAGAAAAGTCCAGGGCATGGATACAATTGTTTGCTTGGTGCCTATAAGAACTGGAGCTAGTTCAAGGATTAGTAGAGaaacacataaatcaatggaggTCAATCTAGATATATGGACACTGGAGAATCTCAGAGAAGGCTGAGGAAGGGAGGGTCAATAAGTTTTTTACATTTGGCCACTTATGaggtctcatttttttattttctattctaggTAAGTCAatcatgaaaaggaagaaagtatCCCTAGAATTGAGATTAATTTAATCAAATCTACATTGTAACACCCTTTCATTGTTCAAAGTGGTTTcacatttcatcattttatttgacTCTCGAAAACTCACCCATGACAAttaattgtaatatatatttattttattcttattcacttaacaaatattgTTTGAGCTCCTACATTGCACTATGTATTAGATGTGATGCTAGTCACTAGAGCACAAAGTGGAGCAAGATCTCATTCCTGCATTCAAGTTGTCTATAGTTGTCTAAACAAGTGGCCTAAGGCGAAGAAAGTTAAGTAAGGTTAGCAAGTGGTATATCTccggaaaataaagaaaatgaggacaCATCAGCATCTCTCAGACTCAGAACCACTGATATTCAATCTGAAAATGGATTCTTATTAGTGAATAGTATAATTTTGCCATCAATTCCTGATTAGTTAGGAGAAGATACCAGGAAACAAACTACCATTCACCAAACTGTGAGGGAATACCAAAGAATTGGTAATGCCTAATTCAGTTAACTGAATATAAGtatcctataaaaatgaaagattcaAGACATCCAATTTggcaagaaagaaataaaattttatatcacagatgacatgatcttattatttaaaaagtttctaaAGAATCTATATACAAAAGCAATTAGAGCTAATTATACAATGTTGTAAGATTTAAGATCAACATTCAAAAATTagctgtatttctataaactagCAGTGAACaatccaaaatggaaattaaggaaataatccatttataataacatcAGAAAGAACAAATTctaagaaataaactttaaaaagaggtACAAGGTTATACACTGAAAACCAAGAAATTttgctgaaataattttaagatgaCTATATTAATCGGTTAAGACTTCCATAACAACATACCACAGattgggtagcttaaacaacagaaattatttcctcacaattctggaa
The Sus scrofa isolate TJ Tabasco breed Duroc chromosome 1, Sscrofa11.1, whole genome shotgun sequence DNA segment above includes these coding regions:
- the IFN-ALPHAOMEGA gene encoding interferon-alphaomega precursor, with amino-acid sequence MALPVSVLLALVMLCSRIACSLGCELPQSHDNPEIFTLLRQMGRLSILSCLKDRTDFRFPRTLVDGNQVEKTQAVAVAHEMLQQIFRLFSTRGSPSSWDETLLIKFLSGLYQQLDDLEKCLREGKKVEQSPPGGENSILAVKTYFQGISLYLKEKEYSHCAWEVVRVETRKCLLFINNLVGKLKK